In Musa acuminata AAA Group cultivar baxijiao chromosome BXJ3-11, Cavendish_Baxijiao_AAA, whole genome shotgun sequence, one DNA window encodes the following:
- the LOC135653250 gene encoding probable CCR4-associated factor 1 homolog 11 → MSSQRGGGGRQHLVVRSVWAWNLEYEFSIIASLVDRFSYVAFDTEFPGFLYRTRRPHRLLPPRLRYAFLKANVDKMELVQLGLTLFDAFGDLPDIGTGGRVGFVWEFNFREFDVRRDPHAPDSVDLLRSSGIDFDRLPLYGIDSGQFAAHLYRSGLVAHCRFCRPHSTRWIAFHSCYDFAYLIKVLGFGGPLPDTLEEFLGLVNLLFGETVDLKHMMRGCKGLSGGLEKAASTLGVPRQAGKSHQAGSDSLVTCQVYLKMKQRFFDDQDAKVACHRGIIYGLQAC, encoded by the coding sequence ATGTCTTcgcaacgaggaggaggagggcggcaaCATTTGGTGGTGCGCTCGGTTTGGGCGTGGAACTTGGAGTACGAGTTCTCCATCATTGCTTCCCTCGTGGATCGCTTCTCTTACGTCGCCTTCGACACGGAGTTTCCCGGCTTCCTCTACAGAACTCGGAGGCCACACCGTCTTCTCCCGCCCAGACTGCGCTACGCCTTCCTCAAGGCCAACGTCGACAAGATGGAGCTCGTCCAACTCGGCCTCACCCTCTTCGACGCCTTCGGCGACCTCCCCGACATCGGCACCGGCGGCAGGGTCGGGTTCGTGTGGGAGTTCAACTTCCGGGAATTCGATGTCCGACGCGACCCCCACGCGCCGGACTCCGTCGACCTGCTCCGTTCCAGTGGCATCGACTTCGACCGGCTCCCCCTCTACGGCATTGACTCCGGCCAGTTCGCCGCCCACCTCTATCGTTCCGGCCTCGTCGCTCATTGCCGTTTCTGCCGCCCGCACTCCACTCGATGGATCGCCTTTCACAGCTGCTACGACTTCGCCTATCTCATCAAGGTGCTGGGGTTCGGCGGGCCTCTGCCCGACACCCTGGAAGAGTTCCTCGGCCTGGTGAACTTGCTCTTCGGAGAGACTGTGGATCTCAAGCACATGATGCGCGGCTGCAAGGGTCTCTCCGGCGGGCTGGAGAAAGCGGCGAGTACCCTCGGGGTGCCACGCCAAGCTGGGAAGTCGCATCAAGCTGGATCAGATAGCTTGGTGACCTGCCAAGTCTATCTGAAGATGAAGCAGAGGTTCTTCGACGACCAAGACGCCAAGGTGGCCTGCCATCGCGGCATCATCTACGGCCTACAAGCCTGCTGA
- the LOC103970542 gene encoding myb family transcription factor PHL11, with protein MENIYQRRPPLAASLFEAPGGEGAGVMLSRDPKPRLRWTPDLHDRFVDAVTKLGGPDKATPKSVLSLMGMKGLTLYHLKSHLQKYRLGKQTRRETEQEAKKKGSNSSKINCSSTTSNYVSRTDGAGEMPLGEALCYQIEVQRKLQEQLEVQKKLQTRIEAQGKYLQAILEKAQKSLCFDNNRSSGSLEATRAQLTDFDLPQSGLMENVGRVCEEKHSELREVRPQENIKKRNNSGFQLYQEGRDEAEDSSLLLLDLNVKGSSGEMVGGSRGNDLDLRIQTQGL; from the exons ATGGAGAACATTTACCAACGCcgtccaccactggcagcatcgcTGTTCGAGGCACCCGGAGGGGAAGGAGCTGGAGTTATGCTGTCGAGAGACCCGAAGCCTCGGCTAAGGTGGACGCCCGACCTCCATGACCGGTTCGTGGACGCTGTCACCAAGCTCGGCGGACCCGACA AAGCGACTCCAAAATCAGTGCTAAGCTTGATGGGCATGAAGGGGTTGACGTTGTACCATCTCAAGAGTCATCTTCAG AAGTACAGACTTGGAAAGCAAACCAGAAGAGAGACAGAACAGGAAGCAAAGAAAAAAG GAAGCAATTCAAGCAAGATTAATTGTTCCTCTACCACCAGCAATTACGTTTCAAGAACAGACGGTGCCGG AGAAATGCCCCTTGGAGAGGCGTTATGCTATCAGATCGAAGTGCAGAGGAAACTGCAGGAGCAGCTGGAG GTACAGAAGAAATTGCAAACCAGAATCGAGGCTCAGGGGAAGTACTTGCAAGCAATACTGGAGAAAGCTCAGAAGAGTCTTTGTTTCGACAATAATCGCTCGTCAGGCAGTTTGGAAGCCACCAGAGCCCAGCTTACGGATTTCGACCTGCCACAATCAGGCTTGATGGAGAACGTCGGTCGGGTTTGCGAAGAGAAGCACTCGGAGCTGAGAGAAGTGCGGCCACAGGAGAACATCAAGAAGAGGAACAATTCAGGGTTTCAACTTTATCAGGAAGGTAGAGATGAGGCCGAGGACAGTTCTCTTCTTCTGCTGGATTTGAATGTGAAGGGAAGCAGCGGTGAGATGGTTGGTGGATCCAGAGGAAACGACTTGGATCTCAGAATCCAAACGCAGGGGTTGTAA
- the LOC135653252 gene encoding uncharacterized protein LOC135653252 isoform X3 produces the protein MGDPGAASRRKNRLPKGGSESSDLHAAARNGDLTTVESICNANPLAVNARDRHSRTPSTDSESKPEGRQARKQRKMEAIQARLIVPLPPTVTSLEQTVSEKYFLERRCAIRSKCRGNCRSNSWYRRNCK, from the exons ATGGGAGACCCCGGAGCGGCATCGAGGAGGAAGAACCGATTACCGAAGGGGGGCAGCGAATCTTCCGATCTCCACGCCGCCGCGAGGAACGGGGACCTCACCACGGTCGAGTCCATCTGCAACGCTAATCCCCTCGCCGTCAATGCTCGAGATCGCCATTCCCGGACACC AAGTACAGACTCGGAAAGCAAACCAGAAGGGAGACAAGCCAGGAAGCAAAGAAAAATG GAAGCAATTCAAGCAAGACTAATTGTTCCTCTACCACCAACAGTGACGTCTCTAGAACAGACGGTGTCGG AGAAATACTTCTTGGAGAGGCGTTGCGCTATCAGATCGAAGTGCAGAGGAAACTGCAGGAGCAACTCGTG GTACAGAAGAAATTGCAAATGA